One segment of Physeter macrocephalus isolate SW-GA chromosome 3, ASM283717v5, whole genome shotgun sequence DNA contains the following:
- the RRAGC gene encoding ras-related GTP-binding protein C isoform X1: protein MSLQYGAEETPLAGSYGPADSFPKDFGYGVEEEEEEAAAAGGGVGAGAGGGCGPGGADSSKPRILLMGLRRSGKSSIQKVVFHKMSPNETLFLESTNKIYKDDISNSSFVNFQIWDFPGQMDFFDPTFDYEMIFRGTGALIYVIDAQDDYMEALTRLHITVSKAYKVNPDMNFEVFIHKVDGLSDDHKIETQRDIHQRANDDLADAGLEKLHLSFYLTSIYDHSIFEAFSKVVQKLIPQLPTLENLLNIFISNSGIEKAFLFDVVSKIYIATDSSPVDMQSYELCCDMIDVVIDVSCIYGLKEDGSGSAYDKESMAIIKLNNTTVLYLKEVTKFLALVCILREESFERKGLIDYNFHCFRKAIHEVFEVGVTSHRSCGHQTSAPSLKALTHNGTPRNAI, encoded by the exons ATGTCCCTGCAGTACGGGGCGGAGGAGACGCCCCTCGCCGGCAGTTACGGCCCGGCGGACTCGTTCCCAAAGGACTTCGGCTACGGcgtggaggaggaagaagaggaggcgGCAGCCGCGGGCGGCGGGGTTGGGGCGGGGGCCGGTGGAGGCTGTGGCCCGGGGGGCGCTGACAGCTCCAAACCTAGGATTCTGCTCATGGGGCTCAGGCGCAGCGGCAAGTCCTCCATCCAGAAG GTGGTGTTTCATAAAATGTCACCCAACGAGACCCTCTTTTTGGAAAGTACCAACAAGATTTACAAAGATGACATTTCAAATAGCTCCTTTGTGAATTTCCAAATATGGGATTTTCCTGGGCAAATGGACTTTTTTGACCCTACTTTTGACTACGAGATGATCTTCAGGGGAACAGGAGCTTTGATATATGTCATTGATGCACAG GATGACTACATGGAGGCTTTAACAAGACTTCACATTACTGTTTCTAAAGCCTACAAAGTTAACCCAGACATGAATTTTGAGGTTTTTATTCACAAAGTTGATGGTCTGTCTGATGATcacaaaatagaaacacagagGGACATTCATCAAAGGGCCAATGATGACCTTGCAGATGCTGGGCTAGAAAAACTCCACCTTAG cttttatttGACTAGTATCTATGACCATTCAATATTTGAAGCCTTTAGTAAGGTGGTGCAGAAACTTATCCCACAACTACCGACCTTGGAAAATCtattaaatatctttatatcA aatTCAGGTATTGAAAAAGCTTTTCTCTTCGATGTTGTCAGCAAAATCTACATTGCAACAGACAGTTCTCCTGTGGATATGCAGTCGTATGAACTTTGCTGTGACATGATTGATGTTGTAATTGATGTGTCTTGTATATATGG GTTAAAGGAAGATGGAAGTGGAAGTGCTTACGACAAAGAATCTATGGCCATCATCAAGCTGAATAACACAACGGTCCTGTATTTAAAGGAGGTGACTAAATTTTTGGCACTGGTCTGCATCCTTAGGGAAGAAAGTTTTGAACGAAAag GTTTAATAGACTACAACTTCCATTGTTTCCGAAAAGCTATTCATGAGGTTTTTGAGGTGGGTGTGACTTCTCACAGGAGCTGTGGTCACCAGACCAGTGCCCCCAGCCTGAAAGCGTTGACACACAACGGCACGCCGCGAAATGCCATCTAG
- the RRAGC gene encoding ras-related GTP-binding protein C isoform X2 — protein MSLQYGAEETPLAGSYGPADSFPKDFGYGVEEEEEEAAAAGGGVGAGAGGGCGPGGADSSKPRILLMGLRRSGKSSIQKVVFHKMSPNETLFLESTNKIYKDDISNSSFVNFQIWDFPGQMDFFDPTFDYEMIFRGTGALIYVIDAQDDYMEALTRLHITVSKAYKVNPDMNFEVFIHKVDGLSDDHKIETQRDIHQRANDDLADAGLEKLHLSFYLTSIYDHSIFEAFSKVVQKLIPQLPTLENLLNIFISNSGIEKAFLFDVVSKIYIATDSSPVDMQSYELCCDMIDVVIDVSCIYGLKEDGSGSAYDKESMAIIKLNNTTVLYLKEVTKFLALVCILREESFERKELGVWTCKEHAGGT, from the exons ATGTCCCTGCAGTACGGGGCGGAGGAGACGCCCCTCGCCGGCAGTTACGGCCCGGCGGACTCGTTCCCAAAGGACTTCGGCTACGGcgtggaggaggaagaagaggaggcgGCAGCCGCGGGCGGCGGGGTTGGGGCGGGGGCCGGTGGAGGCTGTGGCCCGGGGGGCGCTGACAGCTCCAAACCTAGGATTCTGCTCATGGGGCTCAGGCGCAGCGGCAAGTCCTCCATCCAGAAG GTGGTGTTTCATAAAATGTCACCCAACGAGACCCTCTTTTTGGAAAGTACCAACAAGATTTACAAAGATGACATTTCAAATAGCTCCTTTGTGAATTTCCAAATATGGGATTTTCCTGGGCAAATGGACTTTTTTGACCCTACTTTTGACTACGAGATGATCTTCAGGGGAACAGGAGCTTTGATATATGTCATTGATGCACAG GATGACTACATGGAGGCTTTAACAAGACTTCACATTACTGTTTCTAAAGCCTACAAAGTTAACCCAGACATGAATTTTGAGGTTTTTATTCACAAAGTTGATGGTCTGTCTGATGATcacaaaatagaaacacagagGGACATTCATCAAAGGGCCAATGATGACCTTGCAGATGCTGGGCTAGAAAAACTCCACCTTAG cttttatttGACTAGTATCTATGACCATTCAATATTTGAAGCCTTTAGTAAGGTGGTGCAGAAACTTATCCCACAACTACCGACCTTGGAAAATCtattaaatatctttatatcA aatTCAGGTATTGAAAAAGCTTTTCTCTTCGATGTTGTCAGCAAAATCTACATTGCAACAGACAGTTCTCCTGTGGATATGCAGTCGTATGAACTTTGCTGTGACATGATTGATGTTGTAATTGATGTGTCTTGTATATATGG GTTAAAGGAAGATGGAAGTGGAAGTGCTTACGACAAAGAATCTATGGCCATCATCAAGCTGAATAACACAACGGTCCTGTATTTAAAGGAGGTGACTAAATTTTTGGCACTGGTCTGCATCCTTAGGGAAGAAAGTTTTGAACGAAAag AGTTGGGAGTCTGGACGTGTAAAGAGCACGCAGGAGGGACATGA
- the RRAGC gene encoding ras-related GTP-binding protein C isoform X3 translates to MSLQYGAEETPLAGSYGPADSFPKDFGYGVEEEEEEAAAAGGGVGAGAGGGCGPGGADSSKPRILLMGLRRSGKSSIQKVVFHKMSPNETLFLESTNKIYKDDISNSSFVNFQIWDFPGQMDFFDPTFDYEMIFRGTGALIYVIDAQDDYMEALTRLHITVSKAYKVNPDMNFEVFIHKVDGLSDDHKIETQRDIHQRANDDLADAGLEKLHLSFYLTSIYDHSIFEAFSKVVQKLIPQLPTLENLLNIFISNSGIEKAFLFDVVSKIYIATDSSPVDMQSYELCCDMIDVVIDVSCIYGLKEDGSGSAYDKESMAIIKLNNTTVLYLKEVTKFLALVCILREESFERKGSRGNQC, encoded by the exons ATGTCCCTGCAGTACGGGGCGGAGGAGACGCCCCTCGCCGGCAGTTACGGCCCGGCGGACTCGTTCCCAAAGGACTTCGGCTACGGcgtggaggaggaagaagaggaggcgGCAGCCGCGGGCGGCGGGGTTGGGGCGGGGGCCGGTGGAGGCTGTGGCCCGGGGGGCGCTGACAGCTCCAAACCTAGGATTCTGCTCATGGGGCTCAGGCGCAGCGGCAAGTCCTCCATCCAGAAG GTGGTGTTTCATAAAATGTCACCCAACGAGACCCTCTTTTTGGAAAGTACCAACAAGATTTACAAAGATGACATTTCAAATAGCTCCTTTGTGAATTTCCAAATATGGGATTTTCCTGGGCAAATGGACTTTTTTGACCCTACTTTTGACTACGAGATGATCTTCAGGGGAACAGGAGCTTTGATATATGTCATTGATGCACAG GATGACTACATGGAGGCTTTAACAAGACTTCACATTACTGTTTCTAAAGCCTACAAAGTTAACCCAGACATGAATTTTGAGGTTTTTATTCACAAAGTTGATGGTCTGTCTGATGATcacaaaatagaaacacagagGGACATTCATCAAAGGGCCAATGATGACCTTGCAGATGCTGGGCTAGAAAAACTCCACCTTAG cttttatttGACTAGTATCTATGACCATTCAATATTTGAAGCCTTTAGTAAGGTGGTGCAGAAACTTATCCCACAACTACCGACCTTGGAAAATCtattaaatatctttatatcA aatTCAGGTATTGAAAAAGCTTTTCTCTTCGATGTTGTCAGCAAAATCTACATTGCAACAGACAGTTCTCCTGTGGATATGCAGTCGTATGAACTTTGCTGTGACATGATTGATGTTGTAATTGATGTGTCTTGTATATATGG GTTAAAGGAAGATGGAAGTGGAAGTGCTTACGACAAAGAATCTATGGCCATCATCAAGCTGAATAACACAACGGTCCTGTATTTAAAGGAGGTGACTAAATTTTTGGCACTGGTCTGCATCCTTAGGGAAGAAAGTTTTGAACGAAAag gctccagaggtAACCAGTGTTAA